In Streptomyces nojiriensis, the sequence GGCCGTCTCCTGGCCGTGCGCTGTAGATCGCCTGCACGGCTCCTGGCCCGTGGACGGCGAGTCTGGAGCCGCTTCCCCCCGAGGGCTTCCCGGCAGGGACCTCCCGGCGGGAAGCGGACCCCGCTCCGATTCACCTCACACTGGAGATGCGTTGACCCGTCGTTCCCTCAGCAAGCGCGCAGCCGTCGTCGCCGGCACCGCGGCCTTGACCCTCGCCACCGTCGGCACCGTCGCCGCGACGGCCGGGCCCCAGCACCGGGACCCCCAGCCCGGAAAGGACCGGATCGCAGGCCTCTTCGACACCTGGAACAAGGCCCTGCAGACCGGCGACCCGAAGAAGGTGGCCGACCTCTACGCGAGCGACGCGGTGCTCCTGCCCACGGTCTCCGACAAGATCCGCACCGACCGCGCGGGGATCGTCGACTACTTCGAGCACTTCCTGCAGAACAAGCCCGTCGGCGTGAAGGTCGAGACCATGGTCAACGTCCTCGACAAGAACTCCGCCATCGACACCGGCGTCTACGCGTTCACGCTCACCGACCCGAAGACCGGCGCCAAAAGCACGGTGAAGGCCCGCTACACGTACGAGTACGAGAAGCGGAACGGCAAGTGGCTGATCGTCAACCACCACTCCTCGAAGATGCCCGAAGGGTGATGACCAC encodes:
- a CDS encoding SgcJ/EcaC family oxidoreductase; protein product: MTRRSLSKRAAVVAGTAALTLATVGTVAATAGPQHRDPQPGKDRIAGLFDTWNKALQTGDPKKVADLYASDAVLLPTVSDKIRTDRAGIVDYFEHFLQNKPVGVKVETMVNVLDKNSAIDTGVYAFTLTDPKTGAKSTVKARYTYEYEKRNGKWLIVNHHSSKMPEG